The genome window ATGTGTGTCGCTATGCTGCGAACCGCCGAGCATATATAGCCCGTCAACCCAAGCCTCGCCGCCCTCGGCGGTAAATTTAGCGTCGATGTCATGCCGGGAGATCGCCGAACCAAGGTTGATCGAGGTCAGGTCATAACGGCTATCGCGCCCCATGCTTGCCTCGGTCACGCCGTAATGAAATGCCTCATCCGACTCACGCTGCACACGATAGTGCGTGAGGCTGGCGTTGTCCTCGACAATGATCTGAACGGCCGAGTTCGTAAAACTCTTGGTCTGCGAGTCGTAGCTCTCAACGATCGTCGCCTCGCTGCCCGATTCGGCAATAACGACAATGTGAGGAAAGATCGCCCTATCTTCGCCAGCCGCGAACGAGAATTCAACCGGTTCGTTGATAACAGTGTCTTTTGCAATTCGAAGGATGGCGATATTGGCGAATGCTAGGTTTAGCGCAGTAAAACCGTTGCGTGCAGTGCGGAATTGACCAACGACATCGAGCGGCACGTCTTGTCCGATCGCAATTGACGAGCTATCTACTGTCCAGTCAATAGCGGCCAACGGTGCGACGTTCGTGTATTTCCAGTCTTCGGTTTGCGGCGTTGGAAAACCGTTCGCTTCAAAAAACGAAAAGGCATCTTCGCGAAGCGAACGCAATGCCGAGTCCGGCTCGTTCTTTATCACTTCACGAAACCAGGCGCTTAGAGTTGCTTCCTTTGCCAGTTGTGGGCTCATCATTTCGCGGCAGCCTTGACCCAGTCGTAGCCTTTCTCTTCGAGTTCGACAGCGAGATCTTTACCGCCTTCCTTTACGATCTTGCCGTCGGCGAGGACGTGGACAAAATCGGGCTCGACGTAATTCAGCAGCCGCTGATAGTGTGTGACAAGGATGATCGCGTTGTCGCTGCTGCGCAGCTTGTTGACGCCCTCAGCGACGATGCGTAAGGCGTCGATATCGAGGCCGGAGTCGGTTTCGTCGAGTATGGCGAGCCTTGGTTCGAGCACGGCCATTTGCAGGATCTCGTTCCGTTTCTTTTCACCGCCCGAGAAGCCCTCATTGACCGACCGTTTGAAGAACTGCGGATCCATATCGACGATCTTCGCCTTTTCTTTCAGATAGTCGTTGAATTCGAGCGGGTCGAGTTCCTCCTCGCCCAGATGCTTCATCTTCTCGTTGTAGGCCAGCCGCAGAAACTGCGAATTCGAAACACCCGGAACCTCGACCGGATATTGGAACGCCATAAAGACGCCCGAACGCGCACGTTCGTCGGGTTCGAGTTCGAGCAGGTTGCTGCCTTCGTACAACACTTCGCCCGAGGTCACCTCGTAGCTCGGATGCCCGGCGAGCACTTTTGACAGCGTCGATTTGCCCGATCCGTTAGGGCCCATTATCGCGTGTACACTCCCAGCGTTGACCTGAAGATTGAGGCCTTTCAATATCTCCTTGCCATCAATACCGGCATATAAGTCCTTTATCTCTAATAACATCTAGTCCAATATCTTCTCCATTTCTATTCCCGCCATGCCGAACCATTCCTCAGGCGGTGTTTCGCGGAGGATATAAAACCCGTTCTTCTCATACAGCGGCCTCGCTCCCGGCAGGACGAAGGTTGTGTATAGATACAGACTCTTAAAGCCTTCCTCGCGCGCGTGCTTCTCAAGAGCTCCGAGCAGCTGTTGCCCGACGCCCTTGCCCTGGGCATCGGGGATCACTCCCATCGAGCGGATATAGAACCTCTCACCGTCCGGCAGGCCGGAAACCGTTCCAGCCGGTAAATCACCAAGATACGCAAGCCATATAGGCCCTTCGGCAAACCGTCCGCGAACGGCGTCGGCCTTGATAGCCGTATAGTCAAACGCATCAGGCGTATATAGGTTGCGGAACGGCCCAAAGGCAGCGGCGACAAGTCGTTCGATCAAATACTCATCACCCGGCCCGGCTAACCTAACCACGCTCATCCTACGGTACCCTCGAGTTTCAACCCCAACAGCTTCTGGGCTTCGACTGCATATTCCATCGGCAGTTCGCGAAACACTTCCTTACAAAATCCGTTGATGATCAACGAGACCGCATCTTCCTGCGAGATACCTCGCTGCTGGAGGTAGAAAAGCTGCTCCTCGCTGATCTTAGACGTCGTGGCTTCGTGCTCGACGCGGGCGGTGTTGTTCATCACCTCGATGTAGGGGAACGTATTCGCTTCCGACTTGCCGCCTATCAGCATCGAGTCGCACTGCGTATAATTGCGCGCACCGGCAGCTTTTGGCATCACCTTTACGAGGCCGCGATACGAATTGTTAGATTTCCCAGCCGAGATGCCCTTCGAGACGATCGTCGATTTTGTATTCTTGCCGAGATGGATCATCTTCGTGCCGGTATCGGCGATCTGGGCGTTGTTTGTGAGAGCGACGGAGTAAAATTCGCCGATCGAATTGTCGCCCTGCAGGATCACGCTCGGATATTTCCAAGTGATCGCCGAGCCGGTCTCGACCTGCGTCCACGAGATCTTAGAATTCACGCCGCGACACGCACCGCGTTTGGTGACGAAGTTATAGATGCCGCCCTTGCCGGTTTCATCGCCCGCGTACCAATTCTGAACCGTCGAATATTTGATCTCAGCATCGTCAAGAGCGACCAGTTCGACGACCGCCGCATGAAGCTGGTTCGTATCGAACTGCGGCGCGGTGCAACCCTCGTTATAGGCGACATAGCCGCCTTCCTCGGCAACGATCAGCGTGCGTTCGAACTGGCCCGATTCCTGCGTATTGATGCGGAAGTACGTCGAAAGCTCCATCGGGCACCGCACACCTTTTGGAATAAACACGAACGATCCGTCTGAGAAAACGGCCGAGTTCAACGCCGCGTAATAGTTGTCGTTAACCGGCACTACCGAGCCGAGATATTTCTGAACAAGCTCAGGATAATCAGCTACTGCCTCCGTAAATGAGCAAAAGATGACGCCCGCCTTCTTAAGTTTCTCTTTGTAGGTCGTCGCGACCGAAACGCTGTCAAACACAGCATCGACGGCGACATTTGCGAGCATCTTCTGCTCGCTCAAGGGTATGCCGAGCTTCTCAAAGGTTTTGACCAACTCCGGATCGACCTCGTCCATCGAGGCCTTCTTCGGCTTCTGTCGCGGTGCAGCGTAGTAGGAAATGTCCTGAAAATCGATCCGTGGATACTCAAAATTCGGCCAATGCTTTGGTTCCTCCATCTTGAGCCAGTTGCGGTAGGCCTTTAGCCGGAATTCGAGTAGCCAGTCGGGCTCGTTCTTCTTTGATGAGATCAGGCGAACGGTAGCTTCGCTCAGGCCCTTTGGGATAATGTCGGACTCAATGTCAGTGACAAAACCGTACTTGTATTCTCGGTTAGTAAGTATTTCCGCGGCAGTCGACATACTTAAATCCTTTGCGGTTCGATCGTTCGATCGATCCCCTGGATCGAGTGAAACATCGTATCAACGGTCTTTTCACTCCCGACTAGTTGAGCCAGGGTAATTTGCGACAGCGCGTTCTCGACGATCTCATGGAGGCCGACTATCACCGGCCGTATCCCACAGTCGCCGTTATGAACACATGTTTCCAGCACTCCGGTGTAGCTACCGCAATGTTTGTTGATCACCTCTTCATCGAGCACATGGATGATCTCGCTAAGACGTATTTCGGCGGCTGGCCTTGCGAGCAAGTACCCGCCCTTTGTACCGCGTGTCGAGAGGACGAAGCCGGCCTTGTTAAGGAGCCACATTAGCTTGCCGGCGTTAGCCGTCGATATGCCCTCGCGTTCGGCGATCTGCGGCAGCGTTAGCGAGTCGCCATTGGCAAGGTTGGCTAACTGCACCAGGCAGCGAAGCCCATATTCTTCCTGTGCCGATATCTTCATTACTACAACAACCGATCCTGCGGCATAGTTAAGGTTCGCAAAACATTATTTTTTTGTCAAGATTGCAGGCAGTGCACCAGCTGCACAAACTCCCGGTTATCCACTGTGATCAATCAGGGAGATGCGAGGTGCCGCCGAATCGGGATGCGATAAATATGGCCGATACCGCACCCCAATTACCATTCGAATCTCGGCCGCGAATATAAACGATATGTCGCGACGGCGAGACGATGACAGTCCGGATAGCTGATTCCATAGGCGAGTCAAATGCTCCGTCCTCGGCTGCCATCGGGATCGGTACACCGCCCCGCCAAGGCGGCACGTCGATATAGACTTCGGCACCGTTAACCGTTTGATTGCCATTATACCCATCGTTGATCGAGCCGCGAAGAAGATACGATTTCGAACCGGTGCGCGTAACTGTCAGCGTTTCGACCGTCGGGCCTTCGGAGGTCATATACGGCGTACGAGCAAGCTTTGCCAAATACAGCAGAACAGGCCTGTTCAGATTCCAGAAATTGCCGTTAGTTCCGCCGTCGATACAGGTGTAGGCCGGCATAAAGCCACCACATGTGCCCGAACCCAGGCCGATCTCCATTGCAAGGCCAGCAACGCCGAGTTCGCCATAGGCGTATTCACGTGCGGTGCCGCTCGTTGCATACAGATTGATGCTTTGGATCGGTTCGTAGCCGTTGAAGCCGGCCATCCGCTGCGCGATCGTTCGCAACTGCAGATTTGGCGGCGGAGTCTGATCTTGTCCCCAAGGATAAAGGATGAGATTCCCGGTGCTGTGCATGTCGAGGAATATTCCCGTCGCATCTAAGGGGGCAGGTGAGGTCTGGCCGGGTGCACGTTGGTCAGGATAGAGTTGATCCAGCAGGTCCTCGATATACGATGCTTCCGGCTCAGAGGCGGCTGAAAGGCCGGGGAACGTCTCGCTGCAAGGCGGCGTTGTCGGAGGATTCACCGTGCCCCATAGGTATGAGAAGTTGCGGTTCAGATCGATTCCGCGGCTGACATTCGTACAGTTGCCGCTCGTGGCGTTCATGTTCTTGCGCTTCAGCAACGATTGTTCGGCCAATTTGCGGCCATCCGGATTCACGATAGGAATGACAATGATCTCGTGTTCGTCCAAGAGCCATGTGGCATCGGCATCGATCCCATAATTTGACAGCAGGTAATCGACAAAGCGCGTTGCGATCTCGGGCGGCACCAACTCTCGAGCGTGGATCCCCGCCTCAAGAAAGAACCTTGGTTTGTTGCCTCGGATCGCCGAATTTGTCAAGCTGATCCCAAAGAGGTGATAGCCATTAGCCGCATTTTGAATCTTTTCCCAACTTTGGCCGTAGGTGAAGACCCGTGCAAGCGTGGGATACTGGACAGCTTTCTGGTCGAGGAATGTTCTCGTCTCTTCAACGGTGCGATAGCCGCCCAAATACGTGTCATTCAAGTCGATCGAGGCGAGCTCCGCAGTTAGCTTTTCGTCAACGCGGACACGCCAGCCTCCAGCAGCGAGGTTACTGAGTTGCTCCTTGGTCGTCCAGAATATCAGCTCGTTGCCGTCGCGATATTCCATCAGATCGAGATCCAGCGTGACAACACGCTGCATTTCGGCATCGTCGGTAATCGTAATGCGGGCCACGATCGGTGGGTCGCCTGTCTGGGCCATGATCGGGCCCAGCACGCACACGAACAGCGCTAAAATAAAGCAAATCCTGGCGCAGGCAAGGTTCATCTTGAATTTCTCCGAGTGTCGAAGAGATTATCAGAAGTAAACGCGTTTGTTAAGGCCTGGACGTCAAAGCGGCGAGCTTAGAGGTCGAAATTAAAGCTGACATAGCCGATCGCTTTTACCGGCTGCCCGTCCCGTGTAAAGGGCTTGAACCTCCATTTCTTGATAGCCTGTCTAGCGGCGCCCTGCAGCATGAATGGCCCGGATAATTTTTGGACCTCATCAACCTCGCCTTTTTCATTGATCGTGAGATCGACCCTAACGATACCCGTCATTCGCTGTGTTTTTGCAAGTGGCGGATAAGTTGGCGACACGCGATCGGTCGCAAATTCGAGCAGTGAGCCGATCTCAAGAGGGCCGTCGTTTGGCACCGGTGCCGGACCAGCGGCTATGACCGTTGCCGGTGGCTCCTTTTTCGGTGCAGGACTCGTCGGCTTTACAGTTGCCGGAGGTGACGGAATGTAGATTGGCTTCTCGTTGTCTGCAACAGTGCTCTCTACAGATGTCTTCTCAGGTGTCTTTACCTCGCGCTCTCGCATTGCAACCGTCTGAGCGACCGGCGGCGTGGTCCCAGGTGACGCCGTTTTCGCTGCGACCAGCTCGGTCGGTACTGATACGACCGGTTTTCCGTCGGCTGCATCCAGCACGACGCTGCGGGCATTCGCCATCGTCTCGCGTGTGTCTGTAACCTCATCTTTCCAGCGGCGAGAATCATAATCATCGCGCGCCAGGATGCTCCGCGAGTTTGTGGCCTCCTCAAGCAGGGCCATTGCATCGGCCGTCCGAATGGGTGATTTACCGATCTCTTTGGATTGAGTCACAACGATCTCAAGCGTCTCACGCATCTTTTCAAGATCGTTGAGGGCCTCGAGCGGCAGCGTGCGGTCAGAAACGCTGATCCCGAGTGCGCGATACCGTTCCGCGCGGTCGCGGGCATTCTTGACGACCTGACCGGCCACGGCCATGTAATTCGCCGATGCATTCGGTTTCGTCGTCTTCTGGAGGTTGAAATACTCGTTCAGAAAGTCCTGCGCGCGCTTGTAGTCGCCCTGTTCGAGGTAGCTGTTCATCAAGAGGACGCTGACGACAGACTGAACGGCCGCATCGCTCGTTTCCTTGCGAATGTTTTCGAGCTCGTAGCTCGCGGCCGCGTAATTGCGAACGGCGATGAAAGCCTTTGCCTTCGAGATGCGGTCACGCATCACGTCACCGGAAGTCGGCGGTGGTGCCACGTTTGTTGTTTGCTGAGCGACCGTCTGTGCGTGAGAGCCGACGATCAAGATACCTAAAACCAGAAAAACCGAAGTGCAAAACCTTCTGACATTTAACGGCATTCCTTCTCCTCCTCTGAGTTGAATAATTTTCCGTAAAGGTCAAGCGAATATGCCCAAGAGAAGGCTCACTTATACGACCCGAACTCGCAACCGAATCTCAAGAAAATCATCAAATCGACCGTGTTTCCATGGTACGCAAGATCAGTTACGTAAACTCTTGATGATTTTATCGCGATAGCGGAGCGCGTCTCTTTTTATAGCACTTTCGTCCAACGTGAGCAAACGCCGGTCGCGCATGACGACGCGGCCGTTAATGATGACGGTGCGGACGTCAGAGGCTTTTGTCGAGTAAACAAGGGCCGAATAGACATTGAACCAAGGCGTTTGGTGCAGTGCGTCGATATCGACGATCGCGATGTCAGCTCGCTTGCCGGCCTCGATCGAACCGATCTTGTCCGCCAAGTGCAGGGCGCGAGCTCCGCGGATGGTAGCCATCGCGAATGCTTCTTCGGCAGGCAGGGTCTTAGGGTCGAGCGACCATTGTTTATGGAGCTTGGCAGCCGTGTCGATCTCTTCCCAAAGGTTAAGGTCATTGTTCGACGCGGCACCGTCGGTGCCGAGGCCGACGGCGATATCTTCGCGAAGAAAGTAGGGGATCGCAGCCACTCCCGATGCAAGTTTAAGGTTTGACTGTGGGCAATGTGCTGAGCCGACACCGCGTTCTTTGTAAATGCGAACTTCCTCAGGCGTGAGCCAGACGCTGTGCGCGGCGATGGTCCTATTAGATAGAAAGCCGAAGCTGTCGAGGTATTTGACCGGTGTCATCCCGAAGTTCTTCTCGGCATCGTCGCGCTCCTTCTTGGTCTCGGCAACATGAATGACGACCGGCGCCTTCAACCGGTCCGCGAGACTGCGAACTGCCTGGAGATGCTCCTTCGACACCGTGTATGGGGCATGCGGTGCGGCGGCCGGCACGATCAGTGGGTCGTTCTGCCATTTCTTGATGAACCGCTCAGTATAGGCCATCGCCTCGGCGTGCGTCTTGTTGTCGGCGACCGGAAAGTCAATGATCGTTTCGCCAAGCACGCCGCGAACGCCAGCCTTCTTTGTCTCATCGGCGATGGCGTCCTCGAAGTAGTACATATCGCAATACGTCGTCGTCCCACCGCGTATCATCTCGGCGAGGCCCAGCCGCGTTCCGGCCCTCACGAAAGCCTCATCGACGTTCTTTGCCTCGGCCGGGAAGATGAATTTCGTCAGCCAGTCGTTCAGGTCGAGGTCGTCCGATATTCCGCGAAACAGCGTCATCGGCACGTGCGTATGCGTATTGATCAGCCCCGGAATGATGACCTTGCCCGTCGCATCGATCGTCTGCCTGGCTCGCACGTTCTGAGTCACGATCCGCCGCGTGCCCATAATGTCGATCTTGCCTTTAGTGATCGCGATAGCTCCGTTCTCAATGACCTCGCGATCCTCGCTCATCGTAACGATCGTACCGCCGACGATAAGGAGGTCGACACTAATAGCAAGAGGCGGCGGCGTTCGTGGCGCACCCATCGATCGTCCGCCGGCGCTGACCGTTCTCACCGGCTGAGCGACACTGAGGGCCTGCAATACTAAGACGCCAGTTAGAATCGCTACTAAAAGTAAAGACCTTTGTGTTCTCTGAGATTTCATTTTAAGTACTTCGTACGGATTTGATGCGGTTCAAATACTCGACATCAGATAGGTCTTTATGGCGTCCGACCGCAATCTTGTTTCTTATGAGATCGTCATAGCTGATCACATTTATTTCGACGCCTTCGCAGGTCACGATCTTTCGCTTCTCAAACGCTGAGTCAAAGTCTACCGATTTGAGGTAATTGAGAATATCGACCGCTAGGGGCGCGACGCCCATGACCACCAAGCTGTTTTCACGAGTAAAAATCTCGGTTTTCAGCGACGGGCCGCCAAGTCCAAATTCGGTCAGAGCTTCGACGATTCGTTTTGCATTATCTTCTTCGCGCGCAACAAAAACATCGATATCCTCTGTTGCGCGAGAATAGCCGTGCATTCCCACCGCGTAGCCACCAATTAACAGATACCTAACTTTATGCTTATTTAACGATTCTAATAACTCTTTGAATGTGTCCGGTAGCTCGAACTCCATAGTTCAATCGTCTTAGCCTTTCTATGTGCTGCAACCTTTCGGTCAAGGTCGAATTGCGATACCACTCAATCAGGTCAGATTCTGCATCGTCGAATCCGGAGAAAACCTTGAGCTTTGTTTTGTCCAGACGCAATTCAGGAAGGTGCTTTTTGGCATTCATTTCTCTGTCTTAATTATATCTAAAATACTCGGATTTGACAGACGCTTTTTCAGGGTTATCTAAGAAACTTCGTGTCAAACGCCCGCGGCAGCAGGTCTTTCATCTGGACGGTCTCGGCACTGCCGTGGAGGTTGGCGAAAATGACGGGAATATCGCCGCCGAATTCCCAGATGATCTGGCGGCAGACACCGCACGGCGGCGTGAGGTCCTCGGTGTCGGCGACGACCGCGATGCGGCGGATCTTTGTCTTGCCGAGCGAAATGGCCTTCCAGACGGCGACACGCTCGGCACAGACGGTTAGCCCGTAGCTCGCGGATTCGACATTGCAGCCGACCACGATCGAGCCGTCCTCGGTCTCGAGGGCCGAGCCGACCTTGAATTTAGAGAACGGCGCGTAGGCATTCTCGCGCACCTTCATTGCTTCCTCTACCAATCTCTCATCTGTGATTTCCATTAGTGTCTGTTACTCATTCGCGGCACTTCGTTCCTGCTTTAGCTTCTCACGCACGAGGCTGCACAGGAATTCGATGCTAACGCCGGTCTGTGCGCCTTCCGGGATAATGATGTCCGCATGACGCTTTGACGGCTCGACGAATTCAAAATGCATCGGCCTGATCGTTCGCATGTACTGGTCCATCGTGTGCTCGTATGTCCGGCCACGCTCGGCGTGATCTCGTTTGAGGCGGCGGATCAGGCGGACGTCGTCCGGAGTGTCGACAAAGACCCGCACATCCAACAGGTCAAGCACGCGAGACTCGGCAAATATCAGTATTCCCTCGACTATCACGACCGGACGCGGCTCGATGACCTCAATGTTCGTCGTTCGCGTGTGTGTCTTAAAGTCATACAGCGGCATCTCGGCTGGCAGGCCCTGTTTGAGACGCAGGATATGATTGACCATCATGTTGCTGTCAACCGAATCAGGATGGTCAAAATTTGCCTGATGCCGTTCGTCAAGCGGCATGTCGGCGAGGTCGCGATAATACGAATCCTGCTCGACAAGTACGACATTCTCGGCGCCGACGGCCTCGACTATCGAACGTGCGATCGTCGTCTTGCCTGACCCTGTACCTCCGCATATGCCGATTATCATATTCTCGAAATGACCCTCGTCAGCAATTCACCGAACACTTCGGCCGCGTCGGCACCTGTCGTCATCACATGCGAATGGTCGATCTCCTCGTCCGTCATGCCCGCCGCATAATTTGTGATGCACGAGATGCCGAGCACGCGAACGCCCATATGCCGCGCCGCGACGGCCTCGGGAACGGTTGACATTCCGACCGCGTCGGCCCCGAGCAGACGATACATACGCACCTCCGACGGCGTCTCGTACGTCGGGCCCGACAGGCCGCAATAGATACCTTTATTAAGGAAATCGATCCCGTTTCGCTCGGTCGAGATGGCGGCGGCCTCTTCGTCAACGATTCTCTGCAGCTCGCGGTCGTAGACCTCGGTCATATCCGGAAATCTCGCTCCAAACCGCGAATCGTTTGGCCCGCGAAGCGGATTCACGCCAAAACAGTTGATATGGTCAGTGATCATCATCAGGCTGCCCGGCGGCATATCAGAATTCAGGCTGCCGGCGGCATTCGTAAGGATCAGGTTCTTGATGCCCATCACGCCAAAGGTCCGGACGGGGAGCATCACCTGTTCCATTTCGTAGCCTTCGTAATAATGAAAGCGGCCCTGCTGAACGGCAATGGTCACTCCGTTAATGTCACCGATCACAAGCTGCCCCGCGTGCCCCTCGACAGTTGAGCGGACAAAGCCTGGTATCTCCGCAAATGGGATCGTCATCCCCCCATCGACCTTCTCCGCAAACGCACCCAGCCCGCTGCCTAACACGATCGCCGCGCGGATATCGCTCGGATATCGTTCCTTGATGAATGCGGCGGCTTCAGCGGCCTTTTCGTAGGTCATAACGGCCAGAGAACAAAAAGATTAACATATCGCCCTGTTTCCTATAAGCTGTCCCACCGTGGGACAGTTATGGGACAGCCCGCAGATCAATTAACTACTTGAAAATACAACACTTACTATCGTGTATCGGTGGTGTCCCACTGTCCCGCAAAGATTTCAAATTCTGGCAGGTTACATAGCCGAATCGATTTTGAAACGCCTGCCAGCGCGCATCAAGGCTGTTGCAAGTATAGCACGGCCTTGCACACAAATCAATTTTCCTTTCTATAAGGAATCCCTAACGCTTTTGGGGCACGTGAGAGGCCGATAAAGCCGGCCAGGACGATTATCGTCAGGACATACGGAATTATTTGGATGAACTGGACGGGTATGTCTTCGCCTGACGGCATCTTTATGGCGCCCTGGATCTGGATCGTCAGGGCCTCGGTAAAGCCGAAGAAAAGACAGGCGATCAGGACAGGAACGGGACGCCATTTGGCGAGGATCAATGCGGCAAGGGCGATAAATCCGCGACCAGCGGTCATGGCCCGTGTAAATAGTGATGATTGGCCGATCGATAGATATGCGCCGCCTGCCGCGGCGAGCATTCCCGAGATGACGACGCAGATGTAGCGGAGCGTAATGACCTTGACACCTGCGGCGTCGGCGGCTGACGGATTTTCGCCGGTCGCCCGCAGCCGGAGGCCAAATGGCGTTTTGTAGAGGACATACCAGCACACCGGCACCAACACCAGAGCGATAACGGTTGCAACCGACGTCCGGAAAGCCTCGGGCAGCATCACGTCCTTTGCGATCTGCGGCGTCGAACCGGTCGAATCATAGAGAGCACCCGAAATGAGCGCCGGCAGGCCGAGCATGAGAATGTTCACCCCAAAGCCGGCGACAACCTGATCTGCCTCGAACTTGATGGTTGCGACCGCGTAAAGCAGCGCTGTTAGGCCCCCGGCGACTATCGCCGCCGCGAGGCCGATGAACGGCACCATCGTGTGCGGCACACTCGAGCCCGGCTGGCTTAGCTCATACGTCACGACAGCGCCGGTAAACGCTCCGGCGAGCATCAGGCCTTCGAGGGCGATATTGATAACGCCCGAGCGCTCGGAGAACAGTCCGCCGAGCGCAGCAAAGATCAGCGGCGTTGCCAGGCGCAGGCTCGAAAAGATCAGTGCTATCGTAAATATCTCGCTCATAGGCAATGTGAAAATGTGAAAAAGTGAACAGGTGAAAAAGAGGCACGATCTGTTGCGATAACCTTTTTCACTACTTCACATTTCCCCTTTTTCACTTTCTCGTAAACCTCTGTAGGCTCGCGACCAGCAATATCACGACCGCCTGAAGCACCTCGACGAGGTCCTTTGAAACATACTCGGTAAAGGCATCGACAAAAATGCCGCCACGCCGCAGTACCGCAAAGAACAAGGCCGCAAAAAAGACGCCCAACGGATGATTACGGCCCAGTAACGCTACCGCGATTCCCAAAAACCCGACCTCGCCTGAGAAATCGTGATAGTAGCGATACCTGTCGCCCATCACCTCGCCTATCGCGACCATTCCGGCCAGTGCACCCGATATCGTCATCGCGAGAATGATCTGCTTTTTGGGATTGATGCCGCCGTATTCAGCGGCTGACGGATTTTCGCCAACGGCTCGCAGTTCGTAGCCCCATTTTGTCTTCCACAAGAAGATCCAGACCAGCACGCACATCAGCACCGCGATAAGGAATGCGATGCTCAACGGAACAAACTCCGGCATTCCCGGAACGTATTGACTGATCCGCGGGATGTGAGCCGCCTCACCGACGGGCACGGTCTGCATTATTGGGTCGCCCGGCTGCTTGTAGTAATACTGCGTAAAGTAGCTCACCAGCGCTATGCCGATGAAATTGAGCATGATCGTATTGATCACCTCGTGCGAGCCAAACTTTGCTTTTAGAATTCCGGGAATCGCTCCCCAAATACCGCCGACGATCATTGCCGTAGCGATACACAATGGGACGAGCAGTATCGCGGGCAGCGACGCCCACGAGTAATCGACATCCTGTCCGAAGGTGTT of Chloracidobacterium sp. contains these proteins:
- the udk gene encoding uridine kinase yields the protein MIIGICGGTGSGKTTIARSIVEAVGAENVVLVEQDSYYRDLADMPLDERHQANFDHPDSVDSNMMVNHILRLKQGLPAEMPLYDFKTHTRTTNIEVIEPRPVVIVEGILIFAESRVLDLLDVRVFVDTPDDVRLIRRLKRDHAERGRTYEHTMDQYMRTIRPMHFEFVEPSKRHADIIIPEGAQTGVSIEFLCSLVREKLKQERSAANE
- a CDS encoding cytidine deaminase, coding for MEITDERLVEEAMKVRENAYAPFSKFKVGSALETEDGSIVVGCNVESASYGLTVCAERVAVWKAISLGKTKIRRIAVVADTEDLTPPCGVCRQIIWEFGGDIPVIFANLHGSAETVQMKDLLPRAFDTKFLR
- a CDS encoding purine-nucleoside phosphorylase, whose protein sequence is MTYEKAAEAAAFIKERYPSDIRAAIVLGSGLGAFAEKVDGGMTIPFAEIPGFVRSTVEGHAGQLVIGDINGVTIAVQQGRFHYYEGYEMEQVMLPVRTFGVMGIKNLILTNAAGSLNSDMPPGSLMMITDHINCFGVNPLRGPNDSRFGARFPDMTEVYDRELQRIVDEEAAAISTERNGIDFLNKGIYCGLSGPTYETPSEVRMYRLLGADAVGMSTVPEAVAARHMGVRVLGISCITNYAAGMTDEEIDHSHVMTTGADAAEVFGELLTRVISRI
- a CDS encoding ABC transporter permease encodes the protein MSEIFTIALIFSSLRLATPLIFAALGGLFSERSGVINIALEGLMLAGAFTGAVVTYELSQPGSSVPHTMVPFIGLAAAIVAGGLTALLYAVATIKFEADQVVAGFGVNILMLGLPALISGALYDSTGSTPQIAKDVMLPEAFRTSVATVIALVLVPVCWYVLYKTPFGLRLRATGENPSAADAAGVKVITLRYICVVISGMLAAAGGAYLSIGQSSLFTRAMTAGRGFIALAALILAKWRPVPVLIACLFFGFTEALTIQIQGAIKMPSGEDIPVQFIQIIPYVLTIIVLAGFIGLSRAPKALGIPYRKEN
- a CDS encoding ABC transporter permease: MKVLREVLWPVIAVIAAFIVGGLIVLLIGDNPIETFRLLVGSSFGSTKDIGYLLFYATPLIFTGLAVMVAFRCGLLNIGAEGQLTVAAFATAWVGIKLGGTVVNTFGQDVDYSWASLPAILLVPLCIATAMIVGGIWGAIPGILKAKFGSHEVINTIMLNFIGIALVSYFTQYYYKQPGDPIMQTVPVGEAAHIPRISQYVPGMPEFVPLSIAFLIAVLMCVLVWIFLWKTKWGYELRAVGENPSAAEYGGINPKKQIILAMTISGALAGMVAIGEVMGDRYRYYHDFSGEVGFLGIAVALLGRNHPLGVFFAALFFAVLRRGGIFVDAFTEYVSKDLVEVLQAVVILLVASLQRFTRK